From a region of the Corallococcus coralloides DSM 2259 genome:
- a CDS encoding MXAN_5808 family serine peptidase gives MNRMPRIFRRITAVAVLCGAWAFAGSDRAPLPLTVGAAEAGQDSWDGALPSAGKSEKAPHDLNSLRVLTKVILYVKENYVDPKRVKPKEMMIASLEYVEKSVPDVLVDGNPETGKLNVNVNGKQKEFDISHVDSLWKMSFALKDVFDFLSKNMRPIEETRDIEYAAVNGMLSTLDPHSVLLRPELYREMKLSTKGEFGGLGFVIQMKEGNLTVVKVLPKTPASRAGIQKDDRIKKIGEESTVNMDLNEAVSKLRGPVDSRITITVERDGWDKPRNMTVARAMISIESVQHKLLAGGVGYVRLKNFQGNTTRDLEAALTDIRKQAEAKGGFKGLVLDLRGNPGGLLEQAIQVSDTFLSKGTLVATVGFSDKLREEKRARPADGEENYPIAVLVNAGSASASEIVAGALKNLDRAVIIGRQTFGKGSVQVLYDFPDDSALKLTIAKYLTPGDVSIQEVGIVPDIQLVPTRVTADRVDVFAPRKSMGEADLDQHFGNPESSTVAKKREEVLDREKPGTSLKYLKVDEKAAQASAKKEEPKEKVAAKPGTKDKKEHGQNDPLLDVDVAGQGEDLDDQLDAESQEEIKEDFEVQFARDFVLKVPALKRSEQLAKGKQFVEQKRNEEEQRINNAIAALGLDWSPGPTPKNVQLDASFSPGADTKIIAGEQLDMVINVENKGTEPLKRVRGWTESDNAFLDRREFLFGAIAPGEKKSWKVQVRLPKDLTSRRDDVKVKLFDDNGALRDTLVSELSFVELPRPTFAFNWQVVDDCAECNGDGVVQRGEDVTVVMDVTNTGVGPALDSFAQIKNGGDANIFIEKGRFKLGEIKPGETKTARFQVSLKKAFKGDTFPLKLAILDEPLEEFVLEKLQLPVKDGPVAPLEAKKGLVKLNDKAELFASPTADARPVAKLPQGATLALEATTKGYYKVALEKDRFAFVRTQDAKEVKTGKAQAPKTVAYTTTHQPPDIKLDVDPSHGGVVVNGDKFTLSGMVKDPNGLLDVYVLVNDQKVYFKAVDPKGGEPHTLKFTSDFTLKEGNNNVLVVARESTEFASRRTLVIRRRPAEVAQKVATPAATATTPVKPRQQ, from the coding sequence ATGAACCGCATGCCGCGTATCTTCCGCCGCATCACCGCCGTCGCCGTTCTGTGTGGGGCCTGGGCATTCGCAGGCAGTGACCGCGCCCCCCTCCCGCTCACCGTGGGAGCGGCGGAGGCGGGGCAGGACTCCTGGGACGGCGCGCTGCCTTCCGCCGGCAAGAGCGAGAAGGCCCCGCACGACCTCAACAGCCTCCGCGTCCTGACGAAGGTCATCCTCTACGTGAAGGAGAACTACGTCGACCCCAAGCGGGTGAAGCCCAAGGAGATGATGATCGCCTCCCTGGAGTACGTGGAGAAGAGCGTTCCGGACGTGCTCGTGGACGGCAACCCGGAGACGGGCAAGCTCAACGTCAACGTCAACGGCAAGCAGAAGGAGTTCGACATCTCCCACGTGGACTCCCTGTGGAAGATGTCCTTCGCGCTGAAGGACGTGTTCGACTTCCTGTCCAAGAACATGCGTCCCATCGAGGAGACGCGGGACATCGAGTACGCGGCCGTCAACGGCATGCTCTCCACGCTGGATCCGCACTCGGTGCTGCTGCGCCCGGAGCTGTACCGGGAGATGAAGCTGTCCACCAAGGGCGAGTTCGGCGGCCTGGGCTTCGTCATCCAGATGAAGGAGGGCAACCTCACCGTGGTGAAGGTGCTGCCCAAGACGCCCGCGTCGCGCGCCGGCATCCAGAAGGACGACCGCATCAAGAAGATTGGTGAGGAGTCCACCGTCAACATGGACCTCAACGAGGCCGTGTCCAAGCTGCGCGGCCCGGTGGACAGCCGCATCACCATCACCGTGGAGCGCGACGGCTGGGACAAGCCGCGCAACATGACGGTGGCCCGCGCCATGATTTCGATTGAGTCCGTGCAGCACAAGCTGCTCGCGGGCGGCGTGGGCTACGTGCGCCTGAAGAACTTCCAGGGCAACACCACGCGCGACCTGGAGGCCGCGCTGACGGACATCCGCAAGCAGGCGGAGGCCAAGGGCGGCTTCAAGGGCCTCGTCCTCGACCTGCGCGGCAACCCGGGCGGCCTCCTGGAGCAGGCCATCCAGGTGTCGGACACGTTCCTGTCCAAGGGCACGCTCGTCGCGACGGTGGGCTTCAGCGACAAGCTGCGCGAGGAGAAGCGCGCGCGCCCCGCGGACGGCGAGGAGAACTACCCCATCGCGGTGCTGGTGAACGCGGGCAGCGCCTCCGCGTCTGAAATCGTCGCGGGCGCGCTCAAGAACCTGGACCGCGCGGTCATCATCGGGCGCCAGACGTTCGGCAAGGGCAGCGTGCAGGTGCTCTACGACTTCCCGGACGACAGCGCGCTCAAGCTGACCATCGCCAAGTACCTCACCCCGGGTGACGTCTCCATCCAGGAAGTGGGCATCGTGCCGGACATCCAGCTCGTCCCGACGCGCGTCACCGCGGACCGGGTGGACGTGTTCGCGCCCCGCAAGTCCATGGGCGAGGCGGACCTGGATCAGCACTTCGGCAACCCGGAGTCCTCCACCGTCGCCAAGAAGCGCGAAGAGGTGCTGGACCGCGAGAAGCCGGGCACCAGCCTCAAGTACCTGAAGGTGGACGAGAAGGCCGCCCAGGCCTCCGCCAAGAAGGAAGAGCCCAAGGAGAAGGTCGCCGCCAAGCCGGGCACCAAGGACAAGAAGGAGCACGGCCAGAATGATCCGCTCCTGGACGTGGACGTGGCCGGCCAGGGCGAGGACCTGGACGACCAGCTGGACGCGGAGTCCCAGGAGGAGATCAAGGAGGACTTCGAGGTCCAGTTCGCCCGCGACTTCGTCCTGAAGGTGCCGGCGCTGAAGCGCTCCGAGCAGCTCGCCAAGGGCAAGCAGTTCGTGGAGCAGAAGCGCAACGAGGAGGAGCAGCGCATCAACAACGCCATCGCCGCGCTCGGCCTGGACTGGAGCCCCGGTCCCACGCCCAAGAACGTGCAGCTGGACGCCAGCTTCTCCCCGGGCGCGGACACCAAGATCATCGCCGGCGAGCAGCTGGACATGGTCATCAACGTGGAGAACAAGGGCACGGAGCCGCTCAAGCGCGTGCGTGGCTGGACGGAGAGCGACAACGCGTTCCTCGACCGCCGCGAGTTCCTCTTCGGCGCCATCGCCCCGGGTGAGAAGAAGTCCTGGAAGGTGCAGGTGCGCCTGCCCAAGGACCTCACCAGCCGCCGCGACGACGTGAAGGTGAAGCTGTTCGACGACAACGGCGCCCTGCGCGACACCCTGGTGTCGGAGCTGTCCTTCGTGGAGCTGCCCCGCCCCACGTTCGCCTTCAACTGGCAGGTGGTGGATGACTGCGCCGAGTGCAACGGCGACGGCGTCGTGCAGCGCGGCGAGGACGTCACGGTGGTGATGGACGTCACCAACACGGGCGTGGGCCCGGCGCTGGACTCGTTCGCGCAGATCAAGAACGGCGGCGACGCGAACATCTTCATCGAGAAGGGCCGCTTCAAGCTGGGGGAGATCAAGCCCGGTGAGACGAAGACGGCGCGCTTCCAGGTGTCCCTGAAGAAGGCCTTCAAGGGCGACACCTTCCCGCTGAAGCTGGCCATCCTGGATGAGCCCCTGGAGGAGTTCGTCCTGGAGAAGCTCCAGCTGCCCGTGAAGGACGGCCCCGTGGCCCCGCTGGAGGCGAAGAAGGGCCTGGTGAAGCTCAACGACAAGGCGGAGCTGTTCGCCTCGCCCACCGCGGACGCGCGTCCGGTGGCGAAGCTGCCGCAGGGCGCCACGCTGGCCCTGGAGGCCACCACCAAGGGCTACTACAAGGTCGCGCTGGAGAAGGACCGCTTCGCCTTCGTGCGCACGCAGGACGCGAAGGAAGTGAAGACCGGCAAGGCCCAGGCGCCCAAGACGGTGGCGTACACGACGACGCACCAGCCGCCGGACATCAAGCTGGACGTGGATCCCTCCCACGGCGGCGTGGTGGTGAACGGCGACAAGTTCACCCTCTCCGGCATGGTGAAGGACCCCAACGGCCTCCTGGACGTCTACGTGCTGGTCAACGACCAGAAGGTCTACTTCAAGGCCGTGGACCCCAAGGGCGGCGAGCCCCACACGCTGAAGTTCACCTCCGACTTCACGCTCAAGGAGGGCAACAACAACGTGCTGGTGGTGGCCCGTGAGAGCACCGAGTTCGCCAGCCGCCGCACGCTGGTCATCCGCCGCCGCCCGGCGGAGGTGGCCCAGAAGGTGGCGACGCCCGCCGCCACGGCCACCACGCCGGTGAAGCCGCGCCAGCAGTAA